Proteins from a genomic interval of Skermanella sp. TT6:
- a CDS encoding type II toxin-antitoxin system VapC family toxin, with protein sequence MYLVDTNVLSAGASASTSLSIGSVSRNDLLAWMDAASDRLFLSVVTVTEIEAGIAKAARQGATRKAADLAEWLDALVHLYGNRILPVDPAIARLAGKLADVAQGGGFAPGTADILIAATGMRHGLVILTRNFRHFGPLGVAAIDPFETLPTS encoded by the coding sequence ATGTATTTGGTCGACACCAACGTCCTTTCCGCCGGCGCATCCGCAAGCACTTCGTTATCCATCGGTTCGGTTTCGAGGAACGATTTGCTGGCGTGGATGGATGCCGCGTCGGACCGGCTGTTTCTGTCCGTGGTCACGGTCACCGAGATCGAGGCCGGGATAGCCAAGGCGGCCCGGCAGGGAGCGACGCGCAAGGCTGCCGACTTGGCGGAATGGCTCGATGCCCTCGTTCATCTGTACGGGAATCGGATTCTGCCGGTCGATCCGGCGATTGCGCGGTTGGCGGGAAAGCTTGCGGATGTCGCCCAGGGCGGCGGGTTCGCGCCGGGCACGGCGGATATCCTGATCGCGGCGACCGGAATGCGTCATGGGCTTGTCATCCTGACGCGCAACTTCCGGCATTTCGGGCCGCTGGGCGTCGCGGCGATCGATCCGTTCGAAACTCTGCCGACATCATGA
- a CDS encoding helix-turn-helix domain-containing protein, whose product MNDAQDQVDLADADVVKTRLAAGETEVFSFDVAERMLDGEHPVVVLREHRRFTIRELAEVAGVSPSHLSGIESGKTPGSSDVMARIAAALRVPSDLLAER is encoded by the coding sequence ATGAATGACGCACAGGATCAAGTCGATCTCGCGGATGCCGATGTCGTGAAGACCCGTTTGGCTGCCGGTGAAACCGAGGTGTTCTCCTTCGACGTGGCGGAAAGGATGCTCGATGGCGAACATCCGGTCGTTGTATTGCGGGAGCACCGGAGGTTCACGATCCGGGAACTGGCGGAGGTTGCCGGGGTTTCGCCGTCGCACCTGTCGGGGATCGAGTCGGGGAAGACGCCGGGCAGTTCCGATGTGATGGCACGGATCGCGGCGGCGCTTCGGGTGCCGTCGGATCTGCTCGCCGAGCGGTGA
- a CDS encoding helix-turn-helix domain-containing protein, which yields MNALIRRPESVVPTDEDARLAAELSRVLAASRENAALRVQLDDGRALTLPMAATRLLEQVLTEMAHGNAVTLIPVHAELTTQEAADYLNVSRPYLVRLLEENFIPFHKVGTHRRVRFQDLKTYKEQADAKREMAMGDLVAQAQELDLGY from the coding sequence ATGAACGCGCTGATCAGGAGGCCGGAGAGCGTCGTACCGACTGACGAGGATGCCCGACTGGCGGCGGAATTGAGTCGCGTTTTGGCGGCAAGCCGTGAAAATGCAGCCCTCCGGGTGCAATTGGACGATGGGCGGGCACTGACGCTGCCCATGGCCGCGACCCGGTTGCTGGAGCAAGTATTGACCGAAATGGCACACGGCAATGCCGTCACCCTGATACCCGTCCATGCGGAGCTGACCACACAGGAAGCGGCGGATTACCTCAATGTGTCGCGTCCATACCTGGTGCGTCTGCTCGAAGAGAACTTCATCCCGTTCCACAAGGTCGGGACCCATCGCAGGGTCAGGTTCCAGGACCTGAAGACCTATAAGGAACAGGCCGATGCGAAGCGCGAGATGGCCATGGGCGATCTTGTGGCCCAGGCTCAGGAACTGGACCTGGGTTATTGA
- a CDS encoding type II toxin-antitoxin system Phd/YefM family antitoxin — MREIQLRDAKASLSAVIDDAVQGCPSVITKHGKPTAVIVSFEEWERMSRIPSFGWLLMSAPLQADDLPERDAAPIRPADF, encoded by the coding sequence ATGCGCGAAATCCAGTTGAGGGATGCGAAGGCGTCGCTGTCGGCAGTGATCGACGATGCCGTGCAGGGTTGCCCGTCGGTCATCACGAAGCATGGCAAACCCACGGCCGTCATCGTCAGCTTCGAGGAATGGGAGCGTATGTCGCGGATTCCGTCTTTCGGATGGCTGCTGATGTCGGCTCCGCTCCAGGCGGATGACCTGCCCGAGAGGGATGCTGCGCCGATCCGGCCGGCGGATTTCTGA
- a CDS encoding IS110 family transposase — protein MSEMFDWYVGIDWASEVHQVCLVDDRGVVRGERAVRHSGEELAGLAAWLIETTGAAPERIGIGIELPHGPVVESLMERGFAVHAINPKQLDRFRDRFSVSGAKDDRRDARVLGDSLRTDTRCFRRLRRDEPRMIELRERLRMTEECKHERVRLTNRMREQLWRYYPQILDLSDDLSAAWLLDLWALAPTPAKARRVRESTIAKLLRKHRIRRLDAAEVVRRLRRPALTVASGTVEAASAHVGALRDRLRLVNRQISAAERRVDQILTELAASPEEPEAVPGQPPQQSDVTILRSLPGVGRIVCATLLVEAGEPLKAGDHQALRALAGVAPVTRRSGKSCIVLMRQACCQRLRDAVYHWSRVAVQCDATCKVRYQALRKAGHSHGRALRTVGDRLLETACAMLRGRGLYDPQRAGRTRQAA, from the coding sequence ATGAGTGAGATGTTCGACTGGTATGTCGGCATCGACTGGGCGAGCGAGGTTCATCAGGTCTGCCTGGTCGATGATCGTGGCGTGGTACGCGGGGAGCGCGCGGTGCGCCACAGTGGCGAGGAACTGGCCGGTCTGGCGGCTTGGCTGATCGAGACCACGGGCGCCGCTCCGGAACGCATCGGCATTGGCATCGAACTGCCCCACGGTCCGGTCGTGGAGAGCCTGATGGAACGCGGCTTCGCGGTGCACGCCATCAATCCCAAGCAACTCGACCGCTTCCGGGACCGATTTTCAGTTTCCGGAGCCAAGGACGACCGGCGCGATGCCCGGGTGTTGGGCGACAGCCTGCGCACCGATACCCGCTGCTTCCGGCGCCTGAGGCGGGATGAGCCCAGAATGATCGAACTGCGCGAACGGCTGCGCATGACCGAGGAGTGTAAGCACGAGCGCGTTCGCCTGACCAATCGGATGCGCGAGCAGCTCTGGCGCTATTACCCGCAGATTCTGGACCTATCCGACGATCTGTCGGCGGCATGGTTGCTGGATCTTTGGGCGCTGGCGCCAACGCCGGCCAAGGCGCGCCGGGTGCGCGAGAGCACGATCGCCAAGCTGCTGAGGAAGCATCGGATTCGCCGGCTCGACGCCGCCGAAGTGGTGCGACGCCTGCGTCGTCCGGCGCTGACGGTGGCGTCCGGCACGGTCGAGGCGGCGAGCGCCCATGTCGGCGCTTTGCGCGACCGGCTGCGCCTCGTCAACCGCCAGATCTCGGCGGCCGAGCGGCGGGTCGACCAGATCCTGACCGAGTTGGCGGCCTCTCCAGAGGAACCGGAGGCGGTGCCGGGGCAGCCGCCACAGCAGAGCGACGTGACGATCCTGCGCTCCTTGCCGGGGGTTGGGAGGATCGTCTGCGCCACTCTGCTGGTCGAGGCCGGCGAGCCCCTGAAGGCGGGTGACCATCAAGCCCTGCGGGCGCTGGCCGGCGTGGCGCCGGTGACCCGGCGTAGTGGCAAGAGTTGCATCGTGCTGATGCGTCAGGCCTGTTGCCAGCGTCTGCGCGACGCAGTCTATCATTGGAGCCGTGTCGCGGTCCAATGCGACGCCACCTGCAAGGTGCGCTATCAAGCCCTGCGCAAAGCCGGCCACAGTCATGGCCGGGCGTTGCGCACGGTCGGCGACCGGCTGCTGGAAACCGCTTGCGCCATGTTGCGTGGCCGCGGCTTGTACGACCCGCAACGCGCCGGGCGGACACGCCAAGCCGCCTGA
- a CDS encoding IclR family transcriptional regulator C-terminal domain-containing protein yields the protein MIRSEPPTPSKAASATAADPRSQTVQSLVRALHIMTILGEADGPMSLTELARTADLSPSTAHRLLTTLQQERYVRFDGATRSWYVGVQAFISGSGFLKTRNVVDLARPRMRQLMDQASETVNLAIIENHEVVYLAQVECHQMMRALAPPGSRLPLHCSAAGKALLARMAPQYVRNLMEQRGLPRFTAATLTTLEALEADLEQVRTRAYAVDNEEHAIGLRCVAATIYDERSQPIGALSVSGPKARVTDDRVASLGGLVRQAAAAVTNELGGTAPG from the coding sequence TTGATACGTTCCGAACCGCCGACCCCCTCCAAGGCGGCGTCCGCGACGGCGGCCGACCCCCGATCCCAGACGGTCCAGTCCCTGGTCCGCGCGCTCCACATCATGACGATCCTGGGCGAGGCCGACGGCCCGATGTCGCTGACCGAGCTGGCCCGCACCGCCGACCTGTCCCCCTCGACCGCCCACCGCCTGCTGACCACGCTCCAGCAGGAACGCTATGTCCGCTTCGACGGCGCCACCCGGAGCTGGTATGTCGGCGTGCAGGCCTTCATCAGCGGCAGCGGCTTCCTGAAGACCCGCAACGTCGTGGACCTCGCCCGCCCGCGCATGCGCCAGCTGATGGACCAGGCGAGCGAGACGGTGAACCTGGCGATCATCGAGAACCACGAGGTGGTCTATCTGGCCCAGGTCGAATGCCACCAGATGATGCGCGCCCTGGCCCCGCCCGGCTCCCGCCTGCCGCTGCACTGCTCCGCCGCCGGCAAGGCGCTGCTGGCCCGCATGGCGCCGCAGTATGTCCGCAACCTGATGGAACAGCGCGGCCTTCCCCGCTTCACCGCCGCGACCTTGACGACGCTGGAGGCGCTTGAAGCCGACCTGGAACAGGTCCGCACCCGCGCCTATGCGGTGGACAACGAGGAACACGCGATCGGCCTGCGCTGCGTCGCCGCGACCATCTATGACGAGCGCAGCCAGCCGATCGGCGCCCTGTCCGTCTCCGGCCCGAAGGCCCGCGTGACCGACGACCGCGTGGCCTCGCTGGGCGGGCTGGTGCGGCAGGCCGCCGCCGCGGTGACCAACGAGCTGGGCGGCACGGCGCCGGGGTGA
- a CDS encoding putative toxin-antitoxin system toxin component, PIN family: MLAGFTVVYDACVLYPAPLRDLLIELAAANLFRAKWTDAIHDEWIRNLLSNRPDLGIERLRRTRELMNTAVLDCLVKGYEHLIPAVSLPDEDDRHVVAAAIHSRADAIVTFNLKDFPASELSRHDFEAVHPDEFIQSLFELDGAAVVIAAQRYHRKLKNPPKSAGEYLDTPLRQSLPKTVASLRPFSEVI, translated from the coding sequence ATCTTGGCCGGCTTCACCGTTGTCTATGATGCCTGCGTTCTTTATCCCGCACCTTTACGGGACCTGCTGATCGAACTCGCCGCTGCGAACCTGTTCCGCGCGAAGTGGACTGATGCGATCCATGATGAATGGATCAGGAACCTGCTTTCCAACCGGCCGGATTTGGGTATCGAACGGCTGCGCCGAACACGGGAACTGATGAATACGGCTGTGCTCGATTGCTTGGTCAAAGGTTATGAGCATCTGATTCCCGCCGTTTCTCTGCCGGACGAGGATGACCGCCATGTCGTCGCAGCCGCCATACACTCCCGCGCTGACGCTATCGTGACGTTCAACCTGAAGGATTTTCCGGCGAGCGAGCTATCCAGGCACGATTTCGAAGCGGTCCACCCGGATGAATTCATTCAGAGTCTGTTCGAACTGGACGGAGCGGCCGTCGTCATAGCTGCGCAGAGATATCATCGTAAGCTCAAGAATCCACCGAAATCCGCAGGGGAATATCTTGATACCCCTCTCCGACAGTCGCTGCCAAAAACCGTGGCTTCTCTTCGGCCCTTCTCCGAGGTGATCTGA
- a CDS encoding helix-turn-helix domain-containing protein, whose amino-acid sequence MRSDSITKVVHNPGDPLPDTGTDWARVDSLTDAEVHTAAVSDPDAQPLTAARLTGMRKVVNLKKRRERLGLTQQAFADAYGIPVGTLRDWERRRRTSDAPARANLEVIDTDPESIVCQRRIA is encoded by the coding sequence ATGAGGAGCGATAGTATCACGAAGGTCGTCCATAACCCCGGCGATCCGCTGCCCGACACGGGAACCGATTGGGCGCGGGTGGATTCCCTGACCGATGCCGAAGTGCATACCGCCGCGGTGTCCGATCCCGATGCCCAGCCCTTGACGGCGGCACGGCTTACAGGGATGCGCAAGGTCGTCAACTTGAAGAAGCGGCGCGAGCGCCTCGGCCTGACGCAACAGGCATTTGCCGACGCCTACGGCATCCCGGTCGGCACGCTTCGCGACTGGGAGCGGCGCCGGAGAACGTCCGATGCTCCCGCCAGGGCCAATCTGGAGGTCATCGACACCGATCCGGAGAGCATCGTGTGCCAGCGCCGGATCGCGTGA